The genomic segment TGGGCTTCTCGCTCCTGGCTTTCAGCTACTTTTGGCTGCTAGTGCCTGAGGAAGAGCAGCTGCAGCAGCTGGGCCTCTTCTGCTGTGTCTGTACCATCTTCATGTACCTCTCACCAATGGCTGGATTGGTGAGTGTTCAGGGAGATAGGAGAGATAAGAAGGGtcataaggggccagagccatatcacagcgggtagggcatttgcattactCTGCGGACATGGGttgacccccaacatcccatatggtcccctgggccttccaggagtaacccctcagcacttcTGGTGTGtctcaaaatttaaaacaagaaagaaggGTCATGATTCCCTTAGTCAGAGACCTTAGCTTCTCCTAAAGAAGTTAAGATTCAGGCCTTGGAAAGTGAAAGCCAGTGAATGGGAGATAGGGAAAGGTTGGGTAACAGATGATTGGCAAAGATGTTTGAGCTTTCTTTTGATTGAACTAAAGAgataatgggggccggagagatagcatggaggtaaggcatgcagaaggtcggtggttcgaatcccggtatcccgtatgaatcccggtatcccgtatggtcccgagcctgccaggagcgatttctgagcatagaaccaggagtaacccctgagcactgccgggtgtgacccaaaaaaacaaaacagagatagtgcagtgggcaaGGTGCTGGCTTTGTATacactgaccctggttccatccccagcacctacCAGTGACCCTAAGCAGAGgtgggagtaagccttgagcatcgctggatgtggccccccaaaaataattacttaagaactaaaaaaagggggggctagaaggataatacaggggttagggTAGAGATCGACCCAGGTTCAAGCTCTAGacttccatatggtctccccaagcctgccaggagtgattcctgagagcacagccaggagtaaccaccaagcatagccagatgtggcccccaaacaagaaaggTCATTAGACACAGcagcagttttgttttgttttttaagttggGGGGAGGATTATTCCTTGTTTAgtactcagggttatttctggcaagGGTTGGCATACTgtatggtgttggggattaaacctgaacCAAAGAAGTCCCAAGACCAGTCTTTGGTACCACATACATGTGCCCCTGAGTTCTCTCTCCAGCCGAAGGTAAGTGTTTCACTATGCATCTGTCCTTCATCTTTCCACAGGCCAAGATCATTCACACTAAGTCCACACAAGGCCTTTCTTGGCCACTCACTAttgcttccctcctctcttctgccTCCTGGACCTACTATGGGCTCCATTTCCAGGACCCCTACATTACAGTGAGCTGAAgagggatgaggggaggggaCACAGTCATGCAAGGGTTGAGAGCTTTGCTCCTTTTCTTACAAATCCTCATGATTTCAGGTGCCCAACTTTCCAGGAATTCTCACCAGCCTTCTTCGCCTCTGGCTCTTTTGGAAGTACCCACAGGACAGAGACAGGAGCTACGAGCTCTTGCAATCCTGATGCAGTTCATGTGCCCACTAGACACCTTAATGCCAAAGAGAATGCTTGTTCGAACCATTTAATCCTGCCGCAGAACACAAAGCTGTCTCAGAGAATTGAGGAACCAAAGACAGATTCATTTAGAAGAATGGGACCTGGGAAATGGatcacttttatatatttttttttgaaatgataTTTTTCAATTTGGGAAGTTAGGGAGAAATATTTAGAATGTGCCTTAAAATAAACTGTTCCCTATCCCTGCCTCTTAAATCTGACTATCttgcatgatttttttgtttggtttttgggccacacctatgatgctcaggaaatactcctggtgggttcagaccatatggaatgctgggatggGACCcggttcagtcacatgcaaggctggACTGTGGCTCTAGCCCTTATCTTAGGCTGGAGATGTGGCTCAGGGTCCAGTGAATGCCTTGTGTGACTAGGACTTGGATTCCATCCTGGTCATTTCTTATCCCACGATGGCGAACCTATAGCACGCGTTCCAGCGGtggcacgcgggaaggtccgcaatGAAGATATgctttttagatactaaaatcttgttattaaggttgatgtgctggcacttttgaggatattctttggttttgtactacaatttgggcactcgggctcaaaaaggttagccatcacatACAATCGAGTGATTTTCAACCTGTCTGGTTTGGTGAAGAATAGAAGTGCACGGTTTGACTCCCTTATTGGGTTAGTAGAGCTGGCTCATAAAAACTAGTCAAGGGGCTCcagtgatagcacaacaagtagggtgcttgccttgcatgcggccaacccaatcAGGTTTactccctggcatcctatatgatctctccatccctgccaggagtgagattTCATGAAATACCACTTAAAGAAGCGAGCCAGACCAGGAGAATGCCACGGCACGACACATCTTGAGAACTCAAGGGCCCCCCTTTGCTTCCTTTGAAGTTTTGCAAAAAAGGAAGGGGCATGGCAGGCTGCAGAACGGCTTGAGACAGCCTCATCTAGTCTGGTGGGCCCCAGAATACCAATTCCCCGTGCTAAACAAAAGTTAGGAAAATAAACATGCTCTTTAATGGGGCGTGGGGTGAGCGAGCGGGAATGAATCAGGAGGGTCAGAAGCGCAGCCCCCTGCGGGCCAAATCGACTCTCGCTTCGTGGATCTGGCTCTGCAGCTCGCGGGCGGCGTCCTCGCAGTCGTGGAAAGTGGCCACGCGGTAGCCGACGGTGCCCAGGGCATAGCAGCCGGCGGACACCAGCAGGTAGGCGGGCAGCGGCCACAGCACCTCCCTGCACGCCGAGGACAGCTTCAGATCCAGGGCGCCCAGGGTCAGGGCCGCCCAGGCAGAGCCCAGGAGCAGGAGTCCCCAGAGCCACTGTGTCAACTTCGTCATGGCCACTGCAGAAGGAGGAGAAATCGAGatctgatggggctggagagatggcatggagtaaggcatttgccttgcatgcaaaaggacggtggttcaaatcccgccatcccatatggtcccccaagcctgccaggaatgatttgaatgcagatccagaaggaacccctgagcgctgccgggtgtgaccccccccccccaaaaatagaggTCTGAGATCCCTTCCACGCTCCTCTGCAGCTCGTCGAGCTCCCACACTATTCCTTCCGCTCTCGCCCTCCCTGCGCTCCCCGGCCAGGCCCACTCTCGCAGGCCCTACCTGATAGTACCGCACCTTCCCTTCCCGGAGAGGCCGGAAGCCGGAACCGGAAGTCCTCGCTGGCGCATGCGCCCGGGCCCGCGCTCCGCGGACCATTCTGGGAGTTGTAGTCACGGTGAAAGGACTTCCAGAGAATCTTGCCTAGGTCTCTCCCCTAGCTCTCTGCTCATCCTATGGCAAcctgggaggggccggagagatagcacagtggtagggcgcatgccttgcatgcagaaggatgatggttcgaatcccggcatcccatctggttccacagtgcctgccaggagggattagGCTACTTCTCTCCCAGAGGACTCCCCCGTTACGAGCTGGGCTGGGGGCTTGTAAAAACATCTGAAGACTCCCTTAAAGTTTGCAACCATGGCACAATCCTCCTCTACTCAGTTTTCTTGCCTTCAACTAACTGCCATTgtcttttcacttatttattcttttttttattattcttttttaatcagGCATGTTAATAAGCTcattgttgggctggagagatagcatggaggtaaggcatttgcctttcatgcagaaggtcatgggttcaaatcctggcatcccatagggtcccctgtacctgccagtagtgatttctgagcatagagccaggagtaacccctgagcgctgctgggtgtgacccccccccaatctcattgtttattttttatatctttatttatttatttatttatttattatttatttatttatttttggtttttggatcacacctggcagcgctcaggggttactcctggctccatgctcaaaaatcgctcctggcaggcctgatcaggggaccctatgggatgccggaattcgaaccaccgtccttttgcatgcaaggcaaatgccttacctccatgctatctctctggtccctatatctttatttaaacaccttgattacaaacatgattgtagttgggtttcagtcatataaagaacacctaccttcaccagtgcaacattctcatcaccaatgccctaaatctccctccttcccttcccgcctgtatttgagacaagctttctacttccttcactcattcacattgttatgttagttgtcagtgtagttatttctctaacttactcaccactctttgtggtgagcttcatatcataagctgggccttccagccctcatctctattttctctgagaattattacaaaagttttgggcccggagagatagcacagcggtgtttgccttgcaagcagcctatccaggaccaaaggtggttggttcaaatcccggtgtcccatatggtcccccatgcctgccaggagctatttctgagcagacagccaggagtagcccctgagcaccgctgggtgtgacccaaaaaccaaaaaaaaaaaaagatacaaaagtttttatttttcttaaaatccatagatgaatgatactattctgtttctgtctctctccgacttatttcactcagcataatagattccatgtacatctatgtataggaaaacattgtttatttttttaatatgtataaaataagcaccatgattacaagcatgattgtaattggttttcagtcataaacagaataccccccttcactagtgcaacattcccaccaccaataaccccCCTCTCCCCACTTATTTATTCTTCGTTCTTGCATTCGCACATTTCTTGAGTGTTTGGTGAAATAATGACTTCAAGATACACGGTCCCTCCTCAGGTGTAGGGGAGTTCAAGAGAGTGTTGGGGAGTTCAAGAGAAAGTATAGAAAGCAAACAATAGTGATAGTTTGAGATTTAGTTAGAACACGATCTTGAGATGGGGGCAATGCAATCCAGACTGGTTGCAGTCAGAAGAGCTGCAGGAGGCGTCTTTCCTTGGCATGGGGGGAGAAATTGAATCATACCCTGcatgatactcaggggctatacCAGGTCTTCtgactcagatcactcctggtggtacttaagaaactaagaaactatctgcagtgttggggatcagggtcagccataagcaaagcaagcatcttatcttCTGTATTATCTTCTCAGAACCCCAGGCGGTGTCCCAGGGCTCTTATCTTGCCACAACAGATCCAGGTTAAATCCCAGGCACTCCATAGAGTCCACCAAGCCCTtcacaggaatgatctctgaggacAGAATTAAGAATTAGAGAGTGGGGACATAggaattatttgatatatttaagatattgagaattatatatatttttaagttttgggggtcacacctggcagcactcaggggttactcctgactttacattcaggaattattcctggtggtgtttaggggactatatggaatgctgggctagggatcaaaccccagtaggCTGTGtgtagggcaagcaccctactttctAGACTGTATCTCTAGCCCTGTGAGGTGTATTCTTATCTGAAAAAGAGTTTTCTGGgtttctggagagatagtagagtagagtgcttgcctcgcATGTAACTAATCCaggtttttgtggggtttttttttgtttgtttgtttttgtcacagctggcaggctcaggggctccTGAGcctatgctctatgctcagaaatcactcctggcaggctcaagggaccatatgagatactggaattcaaaccactgtccttctgcatgcaaagcaaacgccttacctccatgccatctctctggcccctattgtgttttttgttttattttgtttcatttttggccacatctaacagcactcaggggttactcctggcaggcttctggtaggcgtgggggaccatatgggatgccaggtcagtcccaggtcggccgcgtgcaaggcaaatgtcctacaactgcgctatagctctggcctcagccaatccaggtttgacaccagcatctcatctggtcttctgagcaccaattGGTGTAATTCTTGGATACAAATCTAGAAATACTCTGATTTTtccggggtgtgaccccccacaaaaaaaacccacaaaaacaaaaaaaaatgtgtctaaaAACTGGTCTACAAAATTGTGCTTGGAGTGGCACAGaaacaatgatggagggaaatggacatCTGCTGAGAGGTGTGATGCTAGAATGGTGTTTTTGTCACAGGTGTTTTGTAAACCACAGgccctaacattttttttttttttttggcttttgggccacacccggtaacgctcaggagttgctcctggctatgtgctcagaagttgctcctggcttgggggaccatatgggacaccgggggatcgaaccgaggtccgtccaaggctagtgcaggcaaggc from the Suncus etruscus isolate mSunEtr1 chromosome 10, mSunEtr1.pri.cur, whole genome shotgun sequence genome contains:
- the DPM3 gene encoding dolichol-phosphate mannosyltransferase subunit 3 translates to MTKLTQWLWGLLLLGSAWAALTLGALDLKLSSACREVLWPLPAYLLVSAGCYALGTVGYRVATFHDCEDAARELQSQIHEARVDLARRGLRF
- the SLC50A1 gene encoding sugar transporter SWEET1 isoform X1, with amino-acid sequence MEDTERGACAIPALSHHGHQPLPPLHLRSTLSWLSYGALKGDWTVIVVNAVGTALQTLYVLMYLHFCPRKRTVLLQTVTLLGFSLLAFSYFWLLVPEEEQLQQLGLFCCVCTIFMYLSPMAGLAKIIHTKSTQGLSWPLTIASLLSSASWTYYGLHFQDPYITVPNFPGILTSLLRLWLFWKYPQDRDRSYELLQS
- the SLC50A1 gene encoding sugar transporter SWEET1 isoform X2; the protein is MEAGGGVGDSLLAGACVFFTLCMFSSGLSDFRHIWKTRSVEHVQFLPFLTTDINTLSWLSYGALKGDWTVIVVNAVGTALQTLYVLMYLHFCPRKRTVLLQTVTLLGFSLLAFSYFWLLVPEEEQLQQLGLFCCVCTIFMYLSPMAGLAKIIHTKSTQGLSWPLTIASLLSSASWTYYGLHFQDPYITVPNFPGILTSLLRLWLFWKYPQDRDRSYELLQS